The proteins below are encoded in one region of Triticum aestivum cultivar Chinese Spring chromosome 1B, IWGSC CS RefSeq v2.1, whole genome shotgun sequence:
- the LOC123088673 gene encoding uncharacterized protein — translation MAMATAVNEHVLLSHPDKLVLLAEIPATDSCGSSSSQPDVTFRLVVEQCSDYGGGPADVDTMEDVSCRVPLRALGRRAAADRAFAGLVARLDNPMLRPEVTTEARRAAERVGARRGALDELGGMEFRLRVVFVDDDASEEQAASDDDDDDESGSDMEFGEFDMSGARSLHGQRAVAAYEEEDDDEDDCGAQFTVRQYRGARAGEGANLLLSGFEARSDGPELTEQHELTSHDMRRLVHLALEGGASMEDDEAYQRALAGGTAVSRASRAAMVDQALQSASQQQQRSKSPNPIFPMRSGF, via the coding sequence ATGGCCATGGCCACCGCCGTGAACGAGCACGTCCTGCTCAGCCATCCCGACAAGCTGGTCCTGCTCGCCGAGATCCCGGCCACAGACTCGTGCGGCTCGTCCTCGTCGCAGCCCGACGTCACGTTCCGGCTGGTCGTCGAGCAATGCAGCGACTACGGCGGCGGCCCCGCAGACGTCGACACGATGGAGGACGTGTCCTGCCGCGTGCCGCTCCGCGCCCTGGGCCGCCGGGCCGCCGCCGACCGGGCGTTCGCAGGTCTCGTGGCCAGGCTCGACAACCCGATGCTGCGCCCGGAGGTCACGACGGAGGCCAGGagggcggcggagcgcgtcggggcGAGGCGCGGCGCGCTCGACGAGCTCGGCGGCATGGAGTTCCGCCTCCGCGTGGTGTTCGTCGACGATGACGCGTCCGAGGAGCAGGCAGcgtcggacgacgacgacgacgacgagagcGGGAGCGACATGGAGTTCGGGGAATTCGACATGAGCGGCGCGCGGAGCCTGCATGGCCAGCGGGCCGTCGCCGcgtacgaggaggaggacgacgacgaggacgactgCGGCGCCCAGTTCACGGTGCGCCAGTACCGCGGCGCCCGCGCGGGGGAGGGAGCGAACCTGCTGCTGTCGGGCTTTGAGGCTCGCTCGGACGGCCCCGAGCTGACCGAGCAGCACGAGCTGACGTCGCATGACATGCGCCGCCTCGTGCACTTGGCGCTGGAAGGGGGCGCGAGCATGGAGGACGACGAGGCCTACCAGCGAGCGCTGGCCGGCGGCACGGCCGTGTCCCGGGCGTCGCGCGCCGCCATGGTCGACCAGGCGCTGCAGTCCGCgagccagcagcagcagcggtcCAAGTCACCGAACCCGATCTTTCCGatgcgttccggattctga
- the LOC123113366 gene encoding dnaJ protein ERDJ3B, with translation MAAPRRSGARLAAFLALLLYLAAVIEGKSFYDVLQVPKGASEDQIKRSYRKLALKYHPDKNPDNEEATKRFAEINNAYEVLTDQEKRKIYDRYGEEGLKQFQGGRGGGGGGMNMQDIFSSFFGGGGGGMEEEEEQIVKGDDVIVELDASLEDLYMGGSLKVWREKNIIKPAPGKRRCNCRNEVYHRQIGPGMYQQMTEQVCDQCPNVKYVREGDFLTVDIEKGMQDGQEVSFFEEGEPKIDGEPGDLKFRIRTAPHDRFRREGNDLHATVTISLLQALVGFEKNLKHLDNHLVQIGSQGVTKPKEVRKFKGEGMPLHQSNKKGDLYVTFEVLFPKTLTDDQKAKLKEVLA, from the exons ATGGCGGCGCCGCGGAGGAGCGGGGCGCGGCTCGCGGCGTTCCTCGCGCTGCTGCTGTATCTCGCGGCGGTGATCGAGGG GAAGAGCTTCTACGACGTGCTGCAAGTCCCCAAGGGCGCGTCGGAGGATCAGATCAAGAGGTCGTACCGCAAGCTCGCGCTCAAGTACCACCCCGACAAGAACCCCGACAACGAGGAGGCCACCAAGCGATTCGCCGAGATCAATAATG CGTATGAGGTCTTGACGGATCAGGAGAAGAGGAAGATCTATGACCGGTATGGTGAGGAGGGGCTGAAGCAGTTCCAaggcgggagaggaggaggtggtggtgggatGAACATGCAGGACATCTTCAGCAG CTTTttcggaggaggtggtggtggtatggaagaggaggaagaacagATCGTAAAAGGTGATGATGTGATTGTTGAACTGGATGCTTCACTAGAGGACCTGTACATGGGTGGTTCATTAAAG GTTTGGAGAGAAAAAAACATCATAAAACCAGCACCAGGAAAGAGACGATGCAACTGCAGGAATGAAGTTTACCACCGTCAAATTGGTCCTGGAATGTATCAACAAATGACCGAGCAG GTCTGCGACCAGTGTCCAAATGTGAAGTATGTACGAGAAGGTGATTTTTTAACTGTTGATATTGAGAAGGGTATGCAAGATGGACAG GAAGTTTCATTCTTCGAGGAAGGAGAGCCTAAGATTGATGGAGAACCTGGAGACTTGAAG TTCAGGATTCGGACAGCACCACATGACCGCTTCAGAAGAGAAGGCAATGACCTGCATGCAACAGTTACAATCTCCCTG CTCCAAGCTCTGGTTGGATTTGAGAAGAACCTCAAGCATCTTGACAACCACCTTGTCCAAATCGGCTCCCAG GGTGTCACTAAGCCCAAGGAGGTAAGGAAATTCAAAGGAGAGGGCATGCCATTGCACCAAAGCAACAAGAAAGGTGATCTGTATGTGACGTTCGAGGTGTTGTTCCCAAAAACCCTGACGGACGACCAGAAGGCCAAGCTGAAGGAGGTTCTTGCATAA